A single window of Magnetococcus marinus MC-1 DNA harbors:
- a CDS encoding sulfur globule family protein gives MTNKKSLFLALAAFTALSTAALTTSDAQAWWGSPWDNNGYGNGNGYGAGNGAGNGSGNFGMNFNMSGNAQTAANGYNGYNGYNGYNGYNGYNGYTAPMPPPWAYAAPVAPVAPAAPQAPEAAK, from the coding sequence ATGACCAACAAAAAATCCTTATTCCTGGCTTTAGCTGCTTTCACAGCGCTTTCCACCGCCGCTTTGACCACCTCTGACGCCCAAGCTTGGTGGGGGTCACCCTGGGATAATAATGGTTACGGCAACGGCAATGGCTACGGCGCGGGCAATGGTGCGGGCAATGGTTCCGGCAACTTTGGCATGAACTTTAACATGAGCGGCAACGCCCAAACCGCCGCCAACGGCTACAACGGCTATAATGGCTACAATGGTTACAACGGCTATAATGGCTATAATGGCTACACCGCTCCCATGCCTCCTCCTTGGGCCTATGCGGCGCCCGTTGCACCAGTCGCCCCTGCTGCACCCCAGGCCCCCGAAGCCGCCAAGTAA